Proteins from one Pithys albifrons albifrons isolate INPA30051 chromosome 2, PitAlb_v1, whole genome shotgun sequence genomic window:
- the SAYSD1 gene encoding SAYSvFN domain-containing protein 1 — protein MSGAVERRLAQFRAARAATAPRPAEPPARVAAPEAAEGRREAAAGQGGSAAAGRPGAAAAPVWARPLLLKVLLWAVLLALFAELELGLPFFVLSLLYWMYAGTRGPAERRPGELSAYSVFNPGCTAIAGTLTAEQLERELHYGPAAGR, from the exons ATGTCGGGAGCCGTGGAGCGGCGCCTCGCCCAGTTCCGCGCCGCCCGCGCTGCcaccgccccgcgccccgcggAGCCCCCGGCACGGGTCGCGGCTCCGGAGGCCGCCGAGGGACGGCGGGAAGCCGCGGCGGGCCAGGGCGGCAGCGCCGCTGCG GGCCGTCCcggcgcggcggcggctccggTGTGGGCGCGGCCGCTGCTGCTGAAAGTGCTGCTGTGGGCCGTGCTGCTGGCGCTGTTCGCGGAGTTGGAGCTGGGGCTACCCTTCTTCGTGCTCTCCCTGTTGTACTGGATGTACGCCGGCACCCGCGGCCCCGCCGAGCGGCGGCCCGGCGAGCTCAGCGCCTACTCCGTGTTCAACCCCGGCTGCACCGCCATCGCCGGGACGCTGACGGCCGAGCAGCTGGAAAGGGAGCTGCACTACGGGCCCGCCGCGGGCAGGTAG